The sequence CGGGGCGTAGGGGTCCCGCGCCCCTTGAACCCGGAGGTATAGGGAGCCCGCGGCCTCGCACCGGAGGCGTCGGGCTCGCACCCCCCTGAACCCGGAGGCGTAGAGGGCTCGTGCCCCGCACCCGGAGGCGTGGGGGCCCGCATCCGCCCCGCCCCGCCCCGTCCGGAGCAGAACATGGCAGGCGCCCGCGCTTTCGTGGGCGCCTGCCATGTCACCGTTCACACGCCTGCCATGTCACCCTTCACACAGCCGCCGTGTCCCCCCTTCGGACAGCTGCTATGTCACCTTCCACACAGCCGCCGTGTCGCATTTCCGCGCAACCTTGATGTCGGATTTCCGCCAGCCCTGCCCTCGCCGGTGACCGATGCTTGAACCATGCACACCGACACCGAGCGCTGCGTGCGGGCGGTCCAGTCCAAGGACGCCCGCTTCGACGGCTGGTTCTTCACCGCGGTCCTCACCACCCGGATCTACTGCCGTCCCAGCTGCCCCGTCGTACCGCCCAAGGTCCGCAACATGACCTTCTACCCCAGCGCCGCCGCCTGTCAGCAGGCCGGATTCCGGGCCTGCAAGCGCTGCCGGCCCGACACCAGCCCCGGCTCCCCGGAGTGGAACGCCCGCGCCGACTCGGTGGCCCGTGCCATGCGACTCATCCAGGACGGGGTCGTCGACCGTGAGGGCGTACCGGGTCTCGCGGCCCGGCTCGGCTACTCCGCCCGGCAGATCGAGCGCCAGCTCCTCGCCGAGCTGGGCGCCGGACCCCTGGCCCTGGCCCGCGCCCAGCGGGCCCAGACCGCCCGCCTGCTCATCGAGACCACCGCGCTCCCCATGGCCGAGGTGGCGTTCGCCGCCGGTTTCGCCTCCATCCGCACCTTCAACGACACCGTCCGCGAGGTCTTCGCCCTCGCCCCCGGCGAACTGCGCACCCGGGCCGCCCGGGGGCCCAAGGCGCCCGCCACCCCCGGCGTCATCGCGCTGCGGCTGCCGTACCGGGCCCCGCTCAACCCCAGCAACCTCTTCGGGCACCTCGCCGCGACCGCCGTGCCCGGCGTCGAGGAATGGCGCGACGGCGCCTACCGCCGCACGCTCACCCTCCCGTACGGGCACGGCATCGTCGCCCTGGCCCCGCAGTCCGACCACATCGCCTGCCGGCTCTCCCTCACCGACCCGCGCGATCTCACGCTCGCCATCAGCCGCTGCCGCTGGCTGCTCGACCTGGACGCCGATCCGGTCGCCGTCGACGAGCAGCTGCGCACCGACCCGCTGCTCGCCCCGCTGGTCGACAAGGCCCCGGGAAGGCGTGTGCCGCGCACCGTCGACGCGGCGGAGTTCGCCGTACGGGCGGTGCTCGGCCAACAGGTCTCCACCGCCGCCGCCCGTACCCACGCGGCCCGGCTGGTCACCGCCCACGGTGTCCCCGTCGAGGACCCCGAGGGGGGCCTGACCCACCTCTTCCCCACCCCGGAGGCGCTGGCGGGGCTCGACCCCGAGTCGCTCGCCCTGCCCCGCAGCCGCCGTACCACCCTCACCACGCTCGTCACCGCCCTCGCCGACGGATCGCTGCGCCTGGGCAACGACAGCGACTGGGGCAGGTCCCGAGCGGAACTCACCGCACTGCCCGGCTTCGGCCCCTGGACGGTCGAGGTGATCGCCATGCGGGCCCTCGGCGACCCGGACGCCTTCCTGCCCACCGATCTCGGCATCCGCAGGGCGGCGGAGCGGCTCGGTCTCCCCGCCACCCCCGCCGCCCTCACCGCACGCGCCGCGGACTGGCGGCCCTGGCGGGCGTACGCGGTCCAGTACCTGTGGACCGTTGACGACCACCCCATCAACCACCTGCCCGCCTGACCGCGAAAGGACCCCCACCCCATGTCTGCCGACCACGCGGAGACCAAGCGGTACACGGTCACCGACAGCCCGTACGGCCCCCTGACGCTCGTCGCCACGGACGGTGTCCTGTCCGCCATCTATATGACCGGGCAGCGCCACCGCCCCCCGGAGGAGACCTTCGGCGAGCCCGACCCGCGCCCGTTCCCCGAGGTGATCCGCCAGTTGGACGCGTACTTCGCGGGCGAGCTGACCGAGTTCGACCTGCCGCTGCGGCTGGCCGGAACCCCGTTCCAGCAGAGTGTCTGGGCCGAGCTGCTGAAGATCCCGTACGGAGAGACCCGCTCCTACGGCGAACTGGCCGAACAGCTCGGCAAGCCCGGCGCCTCCCGGGCGGTCGGCCTCGCCAACGGCAAGAATCCGGTCTCGATCGTCGTCCCGTGCCACCGGGTCATCGGTGCGTCGGGCAGCCTCACCGGATACGGCGGTGGGCTCGACCGCAAGCAGCGGCTGCTCGCCTTCGAGAACGGTACGGAGATCGACGTACCGGCGCTGTTCTGACCAGCCCCCCACGGGACGGCCCGGCGGCGGGAGCCGGGCCGCTCGGCCCCGGCTCCCGCCGCACGCTTGCCGCGTCAGGCGGTGAAGATCTCCACGACCGACCAGATGGCGAGGCCGAGCATGCAGAAGCCGCCGATGCGCTGAACGGTCTTCAGCGGCACCCGCTTGGCGATGAAGCGGCCCGCCA is a genomic window of Streptomyces sp. NBC_01237 containing:
- a CDS encoding AlkA N-terminal domain-containing protein; this translates as MHTDTERCVRAVQSKDARFDGWFFTAVLTTRIYCRPSCPVVPPKVRNMTFYPSAAACQQAGFRACKRCRPDTSPGSPEWNARADSVARAMRLIQDGVVDREGVPGLAARLGYSARQIERQLLAELGAGPLALARAQRAQTARLLIETTALPMAEVAFAAGFASIRTFNDTVREVFALAPGELRTRAARGPKAPATPGVIALRLPYRAPLNPSNLFGHLAATAVPGVEEWRDGAYRRTLTLPYGHGIVALAPQSDHIACRLSLTDPRDLTLAISRCRWLLDLDADPVAVDEQLRTDPLLAPLVDKAPGRRVPRTVDAAEFAVRAVLGQQVSTAAARTHAARLVTAHGVPVEDPEGGLTHLFPTPEALAGLDPESLALPRSRRTTLTTLVTALADGSLRLGNDSDWGRSRAELTALPGFGPWTVEVIAMRALGDPDAFLPTDLGIRRAAERLGLPATPAALTARAADWRPWRAYAVQYLWTVDDHPINHLPA
- a CDS encoding methylated-DNA--[protein]-cysteine S-methyltransferase; this encodes MSADHAETKRYTVTDSPYGPLTLVATDGVLSAIYMTGQRHRPPEETFGEPDPRPFPEVIRQLDAYFAGELTEFDLPLRLAGTPFQQSVWAELLKIPYGETRSYGELAEQLGKPGASRAVGLANGKNPVSIVVPCHRVIGASGSLTGYGGGLDRKQRLLAFENGTEIDVPALF